The Corynebacterium suranareeae genome window below encodes:
- a CDS encoding Fic family protein — translation MNSFRTSIITAADLSEVIYTSGRVFDNLRSSRLDTAEFLRTGDTSGINSRADLALLEDLRDAATFIINDPRSVLSAKYLCAINATIIRSGALNPGQLRAEHQNIGVSTVYGRHEPPALTTTSLDRLLSKPYPSSTPLEERAISTFVNIARAQPFEDGNKRTALFAANSMLIAYASDYVLTAPVSDNDPTITKNFTDNLARAYIFNDDTPVIADMQQFGLIDREHGKHPRQTSKGYEF, via the coding sequence ATGAATAGTTTCAGAACGTCAATCATCACTGCCGCAGACCTAAGCGAAGTCATCTATACATCTGGACGTGTCTTTGACAATCTCCGAAGCTCCCGTCTAGATACCGCAGAATTCCTCCGAACAGGAGACACCTCCGGCATTAACAGTCGTGCAGATCTTGCACTATTAGAGGACTTACGCGACGCGGCTACGTTCATTATCAATGATCCGCGTTCAGTATTAAGTGCCAAGTATCTGTGTGCTATTAATGCCACCATCATTCGCAGTGGCGCCCTTAATCCAGGACAACTACGAGCTGAACATCAAAATATCGGAGTCAGTACTGTCTATGGGCGCCACGAACCACCTGCACTAACAACGACAAGCCTTGATCGGCTGCTCAGTAAACCATACCCGTCAAGTACGCCATTAGAAGAGCGAGCAATCTCTACATTTGTCAACATTGCTCGTGCTCAACCCTTTGAGGACGGCAACAAACGAACCGCACTGTTCGCAGCAAACTCCATGCTGATAGCGTACGCGTCAGATTATGTGCTTACCGCACCTGTCTCTGACAATGACCCCACCATCACCAAGAATTTCACGGATAATCTTGCTCGCGCTTATATCTTCAACGACGACACACCTGTTATCGCTGACATGCAACAATTCGGGCTTATCGACCGTGAACACGGGAAACATCCGCGTCAAACATCAAAAGGATATGAGTTTTAA
- a CDS encoding LysR family transcriptional regulator, translating to MDIRQLTYFLGVIDHGGFSRAADALHVAQPSLSQSIRSLERRLGVELFHRTGRRAELTSAGERLVLPARQVLRDLDVARRAVSSVRALESGTVELAAMPSPGVEPLTGLIRDFHARYPGMMVNVAGVFTPSETVEAVRSGTAEIGLLGSSGQPQTADLDVCQLESQPLVLISPPGTETDSETIERRSLNGLRFVISPRGSLMRQLIDNALVHDSATSVIAEMEHRTSLLPLVRSGIGHTVMPDSWREIAQSSGCVVRRIVPEVNLDIFAVSRRGELTPGGQALMALIHSRALGSHTVSDSSSKT from the coding sequence GTGGATATACGGCAGCTAACTTATTTTCTCGGGGTTATTGATCATGGGGGTTTTAGTCGCGCGGCAGATGCACTGCACGTCGCCCAACCGTCGCTTTCACAGTCCATTCGCTCACTTGAGCGCAGGCTCGGTGTGGAGCTTTTCCATCGAACAGGTCGACGGGCTGAGCTGACTAGCGCTGGAGAACGTTTAGTTCTTCCAGCTCGGCAAGTATTGCGGGACCTTGATGTCGCACGACGCGCTGTATCCTCTGTTCGTGCTCTAGAGTCAGGAACTGTGGAATTGGCTGCCATGCCTAGTCCCGGCGTGGAGCCACTAACCGGACTCATTAGAGATTTTCATGCTCGGTATCCGGGAATGATGGTCAACGTTGCAGGTGTTTTCACGCCGTCCGAGACTGTTGAAGCAGTCCGTTCGGGAACTGCAGAAATAGGCTTGCTCGGATCGTCTGGCCAACCGCAAACTGCAGATCTAGATGTTTGTCAGCTGGAGTCGCAACCTTTAGTGCTAATTTCTCCACCTGGCACTGAAACCGACTCGGAAACCATCGAAAGAAGAAGTCTCAACGGGCTGCGCTTCGTCATCTCCCCTCGAGGTTCATTAATGCGCCAGCTCATCGACAACGCGCTTGTGCATGACTCCGCAACAAGTGTCATTGCCGAAATGGAGCATCGCACTTCCCTACTTCCCCTAGTGCGCTCTGGGATAGGACATACAGTCATGCCGGATTCATGGAGGGAAATTGCACAAAGCAGTGGTTGCGTAGTTCGCAGAATTGTTCCCGAAGTCAATCTGGATATTTTCGCCGTCAGTCGCAGGGGTGAACTGACTCCTGGTGGACAGGCGTTGATGGCATTGATTCACAGTCGGGCTCTTGGCTCCCATACCGTGAGCGATTCAAGCTCGAAGACATAG
- a CDS encoding MepB family protein gives MGFSALEMWSTELGITVSVAPEPQNSDYESGLAQVEGHEWHVRTGRNTPSKPGAFVAFWQRGVGGQTQPFSDDGMNAGLLVFVRNDVRRGVFRFSAGHLAELGITAADGQPGKRGFRVYPSWCEGLNSQARAMQRAQSSAFEEY, from the coding sequence ATGGGATTTAGCGCGTTGGAGATGTGGTCGACCGAGCTGGGCATAACTGTTTCGGTCGCCCCTGAGCCACAGAACAGTGATTATGAATCAGGATTAGCACAGGTTGAAGGTCATGAGTGGCATGTCCGGACTGGCCGGAACACGCCGTCGAAGCCGGGTGCCTTTGTTGCCTTTTGGCAGCGAGGCGTGGGAGGGCAGACCCAGCCGTTTAGTGACGACGGGATGAATGCTGGTCTTCTTGTCTTTGTGAGGAACGATGTTCGGCGCGGAGTGTTTAGGTTTTCCGCTGGTCATCTTGCAGAATTGGGGATTACCGCAGCAGACGGACAGCCGGGTAAACGTGGATTTCGTGTTTACCCCTCCTGGTGCGAAGGGCTCAATTCGCAGGCCAGGGCCATGCAGCGAGCACAATCGAGTGCATTCGAGGAGTATTGA
- a CDS encoding trypsin-like serine protease, with amino-acid sequence MSTLTTVCAVLGIVAAYPFHASAVIGGSVPSTDSVANAVAKIGPGALNCSGVMISPSWVLTARHCVDDINILGDIDTITPITPGIHRNEGNYMGEVYRAPSGDLALININGVHKGTIAQLPTQEYPLGTAAQSVGFGGGGVNIRTAESVNMILTDIYSERSGKFHHGVGRSHYLLFDYDSAETGRIHKGDSGGPIFIGDEVVGIMSHGTINKNDRSFDDESGADVFASLEWILDTTGITVTDTAEDSDDADQEEGSASNTSLVLTDNGPSHIGSNTSSALIGLSSEALFSS; translated from the coding sequence ATGTCTACCCTCACCACTGTCTGCGCCGTACTCGGTATAGTTGCAGCTTATCCATTCCACGCCTCTGCTGTCATCGGCGGCTCTGTCCCATCAACTGATTCCGTTGCCAACGCTGTCGCAAAAATCGGACCAGGCGCATTGAACTGCAGCGGTGTCATGATCTCACCATCATGGGTACTCACAGCACGCCACTGTGTCGATGACATCAACATTCTTGGCGACATCGACACCATCACGCCTATTACTCCAGGTATTCATCGCAATGAAGGTAACTATATGGGTGAGGTTTACCGCGCACCGTCCGGTGATCTAGCGCTCATTAATATCAACGGCGTGCACAAGGGCACCATTGCGCAGCTCCCCACACAAGAATATCCACTGGGAACCGCTGCACAGTCAGTCGGTTTTGGTGGCGGTGGTGTCAATATCCGCACTGCTGAATCTGTCAACATGATTCTCACCGACATCTACAGTGAAAGGTCAGGAAAATTCCATCACGGTGTCGGTCGATCGCACTATCTGCTCTTTGATTATGACAGCGCGGAAACTGGTCGAATCCACAAGGGTGATTCTGGTGGCCCCATCTTCATCGGTGACGAGGTTGTGGGCATTATGTCTCACGGTACAATAAATAAGAACGATAGATCTTTTGATGACGAATCCGGCGCTGATGTATTTGCCTCCCTTGAGTGGATTCTTGACACCACCGGCATCACGGTCACAGACACTGCCGAAGATAGTGACGATGCTGACCAGGAGGAAGGATCTGCATCAAATACTTCACTTGTGCTTACTGATAACGGACCGTCACACATTGGTAGCAACACTTCTTCTGCACTCATCGGATTGTCCTCAGAAGCACTGTTTTCTTCTTAA
- a CDS encoding tyrosine-type recombinase/integrase, which yields MSRSRNWGEIEKLRSGRYRARFMHEGRRYSAPHTFGTKGEADEFLASERTAIINGTWMDFEMREKFKRAQLEAEERMMESFFSYASRWIETRTNARGKKLTQGVKDEYLRYITSDRLSYWADYGLFEITVADVREWYSDTIQDGKLTAMARNYTLMKSVMNTAVEDGIIPTNPCKVRGGGSASTGKDVDVPTSAELDAIIAALPVKYFVIAVVAIAGGLRYGEIVALRTTDVDVYFNREGEVDCVRIRISRSITHTKYHGRVEGPPKSAAGVRSLYIYGEDAVTIAAYVDSVDVGQRLWSAIGDPEDPMPYHTFKHNWDRARKSIHSTATVHSMRHYSGTKYAQVGATLKEVMARLGHSTPSAALRYQHSGERDGELAKRVARKSA from the coding sequence ATGTCACGATCGAGGAATTGGGGAGAGATCGAGAAGTTGCGCTCTGGTCGGTACAGAGCACGCTTCATGCACGAGGGTAGGCGATATTCGGCTCCGCATACTTTCGGTACCAAGGGTGAGGCTGATGAGTTCTTGGCCTCTGAGCGCACGGCCATTATCAATGGCACGTGGATGGATTTTGAGATGCGGGAAAAGTTTAAGCGGGCACAGCTTGAGGCTGAAGAACGCATGATGGAGTCCTTCTTCAGTTATGCATCGAGGTGGATAGAAACCCGGACAAATGCCCGAGGTAAGAAGCTTACTCAAGGGGTGAAGGATGAATACTTACGTTATATAACATCAGATCGACTAAGTTATTGGGCTGATTATGGGCTCTTTGAAATTACTGTCGCTGATGTTCGTGAGTGGTATAGCGATACGATCCAGGACGGCAAACTCACCGCGATGGCACGAAACTATACGTTGATGAAGTCTGTGATGAATACTGCTGTAGAAGATGGCATCATCCCGACGAATCCGTGCAAAGTACGTGGCGGGGGTAGTGCCAGCACAGGCAAAGATGTTGATGTGCCGACGAGTGCAGAGCTTGATGCGATTATTGCCGCATTACCGGTGAAGTACTTTGTGATCGCTGTAGTTGCCATTGCTGGTGGGCTGCGATATGGCGAAATTGTAGCGTTGCGCACCACTGATGTGGATGTCTACTTTAATCGCGAGGGAGAAGTAGATTGTGTTCGAATAAGAATCTCCCGGAGTATTACTCATACTAAGTATCACGGTCGAGTAGAAGGTCCACCTAAGAGTGCCGCAGGCGTGCGTAGCTTGTATATCTACGGTGAGGATGCAGTGACTATTGCAGCATATGTGGACAGCGTTGACGTGGGTCAGCGGTTGTGGAGTGCTATTGGGGACCCGGAAGATCCGATGCCGTATCACACCTTTAAGCACAACTGGGATCGAGCGCGAAAAAGCATTCACAGTACAGCGACCGTCCACTCGATGCGTCACTACTCCGGTACGAAATATGCACAGGTTGGCGCAACCCTCAAGGAGGTGATGGCACGGCTTGGGCACTCAACGCCGAGTGCAGCACTGCGTTATCAGCACTCAGGTGAGCGCGATGGGGAATTGGCAAAGCGTGTGGCACGTAAAAGTGCTTGA
- a CDS encoding pentapeptide repeat-containing protein — protein sequence MNKTDEAFLLEGDIFAPLIAGLSSDNSAIRSATVQHAFRSMDRAAATGTTYGASIVQSLCDIVVTHMFVESDFPRKYGWSEITVGRQIFEQLGRRLGRASDESPERFEAQAVPSTHVFHAPLDKTPSFEVEVSLRLYALKTDSVNVSDCCFSGANFGECSWQYARLTNCDLSYCSFIGAQLGDTVISGDLSHSRFREAVINFADISADITNAFFGNADLQGSRCVFKNASDAIFRGCNLKGANLEGSDDAINLSEAVVDHETVFPDGSLLERKRYSDYETISTKWGEVQFVADRYCS from the coding sequence ATGAACAAGACTGATGAAGCTTTCCTTCTTGAAGGCGATATTTTTGCTCCCTTGATTGCGGGTTTAAGTAGCGATAACAGCGCGATCCGCTCTGCCACAGTTCAACATGCGTTTAGATCCATGGATCGCGCTGCAGCAACGGGTACAACTTATGGAGCGAGTATCGTTCAGTCACTGTGTGACATTGTTGTTACGCATATGTTTGTCGAATCAGATTTTCCACGGAAATACGGTTGGTCTGAGATTACTGTAGGACGGCAAATATTTGAGCAACTGGGGCGGAGGTTAGGGCGCGCGTCTGATGAATCCCCCGAAAGGTTTGAGGCACAGGCGGTACCATCAACACATGTTTTCCATGCTCCTTTGGACAAGACCCCGTCGTTTGAAGTTGAGGTCAGTCTTCGGCTATATGCCTTAAAAACAGATTCGGTGAATGTGTCGGATTGTTGTTTTTCTGGTGCAAATTTCGGTGAGTGTTCATGGCAATATGCACGATTAACGAATTGCGATCTTTCCTACTGCAGCTTTATTGGCGCTCAGTTGGGCGATACTGTAATTTCGGGTGATTTGTCGCATAGTCGGTTTCGTGAAGCGGTGATAAATTTTGCTGATATTTCTGCGGACATCACTAATGCCTTCTTTGGGAATGCTGATTTACAAGGGAGTCGGTGTGTGTTTAAGAACGCTTCGGACGCCATCTTCCGGGGATGTAATCTAAAAGGGGCGAATTTGGAGGGGTCCGATGATGCTATTAATCTCTCCGAGGCGGTTGTAGATCATGAGACTGTGTTTCCAGATGGGTCGCTTTTAGAGCGAAAACGTTACAGTGATTATGAGACTATTTCGACGAAGTGGGGTGAGGTGCAGTTTGTTGCCGATCGCTATTGTTCGTAG
- a CDS encoding LGFP repeat-containing protein, with amino-acid sequence MRLVRRLVGVSAVMLLAIGVASPVAQAQVEDQFELVEEITDEQFADDGVDYVPNRNAPTVEEQLEDYETAHPEVVVEYHEQVNDSKDNVEELPLPKRDIVAGDMRSDVIELPEGVSKEKADQLEVAEARLNEGARLMATTGCEVMWPTGFSVCGRILDTYRQVGGQLSWLGPPKSNELTNPDGVGKRSEFFGGAIYWHPDTGAYAVTLDGLRQWGTLNWESGPLGYPTSGPMDTNYPLTQRQTFQGGDNYYNPLTGGAVWGDIKQRYEELGGSNHAIGIPITNELPSGTEYFYNNFSNGTIS; translated from the coding sequence ATGCGGTTGGTACGAAGACTAGTGGGGGTTTCTGCTGTTATGTTGCTGGCCATCGGGGTTGCATCTCCGGTGGCTCAAGCACAGGTGGAAGATCAATTTGAGCTTGTAGAAGAAATCACTGATGAGCAGTTTGCTGATGACGGTGTTGATTATGTTCCCAATAGGAATGCTCCAACAGTTGAGGAACAACTTGAGGATTACGAAACAGCACATCCAGAAGTAGTCGTTGAGTATCACGAGCAAGTCAACGATAGTAAAGATAATGTCGAGGAACTCCCGCTGCCTAAGCGGGACATAGTTGCAGGGGACATGCGTTCAGATGTTATCGAGTTACCGGAGGGGGTAAGCAAGGAGAAAGCTGACCAGCTAGAAGTTGCGGAAGCGCGACTTAACGAGGGTGCACGACTGATGGCAACCACCGGGTGTGAGGTTATGTGGCCAACGGGCTTCTCAGTTTGTGGCCGAATTCTTGACACCTATCGCCAGGTTGGAGGTCAGTTGTCATGGCTTGGGCCACCGAAGTCAAACGAGTTGACCAATCCCGACGGTGTTGGCAAAAGAAGTGAATTTTTTGGTGGAGCCATCTATTGGCACCCAGACACAGGCGCTTATGCAGTGACCTTGGACGGTTTGCGACAGTGGGGGACCTTGAACTGGGAATCAGGGCCATTGGGGTACCCAACCTCTGGTCCGATGGATACAAACTATCCCCTTACTCAGCGACAGACTTTTCAAGGTGGTGACAACTACTACAACCCATTGACTGGCGGTGCTGTGTGGGGCGATATTAAACAGCGCTACGAAGAACTTGGCGGCTCGAATCATGCCATTGGCATCCCGATCACTAATGAGCTACCTAGCGGTACTGAGTATTTTTACAATAATTTCTCCAATGGAACAATTTCGTAG
- a CDS encoding SLC13 family permease, which yields MEEKFETIRRVSGFILAPLGFLAMMIIPEGMDPTQQKIAAVLVGVILLWLCETLPIPVTGLFGVGLLVVIGAAPASEVLAPFGSTTIFTFIGAFILAQAMLKHGVAQRLAFFVLGLPGVGNSTVRIILAFGGITCVLSAFVSNTATVAMLLPTALGILTVIAQLMQDKGIVKEDFDPLRLRVGAALMLMLAYGASIGGLLTPVGAPPNLIGRGLIEEATGIRISFGQWVMTALPICICMMVALTVILFIVNRPETRRIEGVAEFVTEHKKQQGRMSRAEINTIIAFSITVFLWIFPAILGIFVGVDSAIYEAVDERLNEGIVAVLGAVLLFLLPVESKKLKYTLDWSDAAKIDWGTIILFGCGMIFGAMLGNSGLAESIGSGLNSMLGVSSAVVITGMAVLLAILISETTSNTAAAAVTVPIVVPLAIAAGIDPVIPAMAATFGASFGFMLPISTPQNAIVYGSGCVSIARMIRTGISFDIIGGALIVFFLPTVATMVGIG from the coding sequence ATGGAAGAGAAGTTTGAAACCATCCGTCGGGTCTCAGGATTTATCCTCGCTCCACTTGGATTCCTGGCCATGATGATCATTCCGGAAGGGATGGACCCCACTCAGCAGAAAATCGCAGCTGTCTTAGTTGGTGTGATTTTGCTGTGGCTCTGTGAGACTCTTCCGATTCCGGTTACCGGATTGTTCGGCGTTGGGCTTTTGGTAGTCATTGGTGCGGCACCTGCTTCTGAAGTTTTAGCGCCATTCGGATCAACCACAATTTTCACGTTCATTGGAGCATTTATTCTGGCGCAAGCCATGCTTAAACATGGCGTTGCGCAACGACTGGCATTCTTTGTGCTTGGCCTGCCGGGAGTTGGGAACTCAACAGTTCGCATTATCTTGGCTTTTGGCGGTATTACCTGTGTGCTTTCAGCCTTTGTATCCAACACTGCGACAGTAGCTATGCTCCTGCCGACTGCGCTGGGAATTTTGACCGTAATTGCGCAACTTATGCAGGACAAAGGGATCGTAAAAGAAGACTTCGATCCACTTCGCTTACGAGTAGGTGCAGCGTTGATGTTGATGCTGGCTTATGGCGCGTCCATCGGTGGTCTCTTGACCCCAGTTGGCGCCCCACCAAACTTGATTGGGCGCGGACTCATTGAAGAAGCAACTGGTATACGTATTTCCTTCGGGCAATGGGTCATGACGGCACTGCCGATCTGCATTTGCATGATGGTGGCCTTGACGGTGATCCTTTTTATAGTTAACCGTCCAGAAACGCGACGTATTGAAGGAGTCGCAGAATTCGTTACCGAGCATAAGAAGCAACAAGGGCGCATGTCACGTGCAGAAATAAACACAATCATCGCATTCTCAATAACCGTATTTTTGTGGATCTTCCCTGCGATCCTCGGCATCTTTGTTGGCGTCGACTCTGCAATCTATGAAGCTGTTGATGAACGCCTAAACGAAGGTATTGTCGCAGTCCTCGGCGCTGTCCTTCTATTCCTCCTCCCAGTAGAGTCAAAGAAGCTGAAGTACACCCTAGATTGGTCGGATGCCGCAAAGATTGACTGGGGGACAATCATCTTGTTTGGTTGCGGCATGATTTTCGGAGCGATGCTCGGAAATTCGGGCCTCGCAGAATCGATCGGATCCGGGCTTAACAGCATGCTTGGAGTTTCAAGTGCTGTTGTTATTACTGGAATGGCAGTGTTGTTAGCCATCCTAATTTCTGAAACTACGAGTAATACCGCAGCGGCAGCAGTTACCGTTCCCATCGTGGTTCCACTTGCCATAGCGGCCGGTATTGATCCAGTTATCCCAGCTATGGCGGCTACATTCGGTGCTTCATTTGGGTTCATGCTTCCGATTTCCACACCGCAGAACGCCATCGTCTACGGTTCGGGCTGCGTATCCATTGCTCGAATGATCCGCACCGGAATTAGCTTTGACATCATCGGGGGAGCTCTCATCGTATTTTTCCTCCCAACTGTGGCAACCATGGTTGGAATTGGGTGA
- a CDS encoding LGFP repeat-containing protein → MYLATQRVWDALGRETGRLGFPEADETPEVSGLFHVVNFAERGVIAWNGILGARELYGDVYSLWLQYQNTDTPLGWPIPSLTSLNESLEQEFTRGVVLGSGDALTWIPDDEERSLEDFLPIGSSGSSSSSQEMTLFSQRAQYVDCKNLPNLDEQRKTENNIEKNGGPIKKEYSSRGFPTEFRFVVRKGHYDRYRNEGWGYLKNYCKHNFANHAMAEAVVDKAVIDYGSSPGTSYYKFEKTVYFLDCRTYTFNKNSGCKEMHAPQWVTIIYNPHTFTGANSNRPKGVISAWCNSTPPGGIEHEPEISQCPDHVNLYNKLRI, encoded by the coding sequence ATGTATTTGGCTACGCAGCGGGTGTGGGATGCGTTGGGTCGGGAGACGGGTCGTTTAGGTTTTCCTGAAGCAGATGAAACACCTGAGGTTTCTGGTCTATTCCATGTGGTGAATTTTGCGGAGCGCGGGGTGATTGCGTGGAATGGAATCCTAGGCGCCAGAGAGCTGTATGGTGATGTTTACTCCCTGTGGCTGCAATACCAAAATACCGATACTCCTTTAGGGTGGCCGATACCATCATTGACATCATTAAATGAGTCACTCGAACAAGAATTCACCAGAGGTGTTGTTTTAGGCTCAGGTGATGCACTGACATGGATTCCTGACGATGAAGAAAGAAGTTTGGAGGATTTCCTCCCAATTGGAAGTAGCGGCTCATCCTCATCGAGCCAAGAGATGACCCTGTTTTCCCAGCGTGCACAATACGTGGATTGCAAGAATCTTCCCAATTTAGATGAGCAGAGAAAAACTGAAAACAACATTGAAAAGAATGGTGGCCCGATCAAAAAAGAGTATAGTTCGCGAGGTTTCCCCACCGAGTTCAGATTTGTCGTGAGAAAAGGGCATTATGACCGTTACAGGAATGAAGGCTGGGGATATTTAAAAAACTATTGCAAACACAACTTCGCCAACCACGCTATGGCTGAGGCCGTAGTAGATAAAGCGGTGATTGATTATGGCTCATCGCCAGGAACCAGCTATTACAAGTTCGAGAAAACGGTGTACTTTCTAGATTGCAGAACTTATACATTCAATAAGAACTCAGGATGTAAAGAAATGCACGCTCCGCAATGGGTGACTATTATTTACAATCCTCATACTTTCACTGGAGCAAATTCGAACAGACCCAAGGGGGTAATTTCAGCATGGTGTAATTCAACCCCACCTGGTGGAATCGAACACGAGCCGGAAATTTCCCAATGTCCTGATCATGTGAATCTTTATAATAAGCTTCGCATATGA
- a CDS encoding IS5-like element ISCgl6 family transposase encodes MPALPSSIIDPLWRQFSALIPPVIITHPLGCHRARIADRIIVDKLIAVLVLGVSYIKISDSTCSATTIRTRRDEWITAGIFKNLEQICLESYDRFIGLDLENLNVDGCIVKAPCGGEVAGRFPVDREKGTKRSLMVDGHGIPIGCVVAGANRHDLPLLAATLDTLGRFGGSLPDQITVHLDAGYDSKKTRRLLSEFGYSWVISIKDEPLQAGTRWVVERTNSWHNRGFKKLSICTERCTRVVEAFIALANAVIILRRLIKQAWTSYRWDTRPGHRP; translated from the coding sequence GTGCCTGCCCTTCCATCATCTATCATCGACCCCCTCTGGCGCCAGTTCTCCGCCTTAATCCCACCGGTTATCATCACCCACCCACTAGGGTGCCACCGTGCACGCATTGCTGACCGGATCATCGTCGACAAACTCATCGCAGTGCTTGTCCTCGGTGTCTCCTATATCAAGATTTCCGATTCCACCTGCTCAGCCACCACGATACGCACCCGCCGAGACGAGTGGATCACTGCCGGGATTTTCAAGAATTTAGAACAGATCTGTCTGGAGTCCTACGACCGTTTCATCGGGTTAGACCTAGAAAACTTAAATGTTGATGGCTGCATTGTTAAAGCTCCCTGCGGCGGAGAGGTAGCCGGCAGATTCCCGGTTGACCGGGAAAAAGGCACCAAACGCTCGTTAATGGTCGATGGACATGGAATCCCGATCGGGTGCGTGGTCGCCGGAGCCAATCGGCATGATTTACCGTTGTTAGCTGCAACCTTGGACACGCTCGGCCGGTTTGGGGGCTCTCTTCCCGATCAGATCACGGTGCATCTCGATGCTGGGTATGACTCGAAGAAAACCCGCAGGCTACTCAGCGAATTTGGTTATAGCTGGGTGATCAGCATTAAAGATGAGCCGCTGCAGGCTGGGACTCGGTGGGTGGTGGAGCGTACTAACTCTTGGCATAACCGGGGTTTTAAGAAACTTAGTATCTGCACCGAACGTTGTACCCGGGTTGTGGAAGCGTTTATCGCTTTAGCCAACGCGGTGATTATTCTGCGTCGGCTTATCAAACAGGCCTGGACTAGTTACCGCTGGGACACCCGACCGGGCCACAGACCTTAA
- a CDS encoding single-stranded DNA-binding protein produces MSANPSNNFNVIGRLAADPKIFSNPDGSRNIQITLYATNNFANRNGVYEDSIVPLTQFYSASKEGNGIYTHLKEGDQVAVNGYIHQDQFIDKTTGAKRYELNLSIDSIQPLETKSAADARRARKQVVEANKAQAAAQQAPAPVQQFAAQDAPQYAGNPFAGLAQTQGPVAAQVAPQPQYVNDPYVQPQAGFVAPAPVAPQVEIDPRFI; encoded by the coding sequence ATGTCTGCTAATCCTTCCAACAACTTCAACGTCATCGGTCGTCTCGCTGCTGATCCAAAGATCTTCTCCAACCCAGATGGCTCCCGCAACATTCAGATCACCCTGTACGCCACCAACAACTTTGCTAACCGCAATGGTGTCTATGAGGACTCCATCGTTCCGCTTACCCAGTTCTACTCCGCATCCAAGGAGGGTAACGGAATCTACACCCACCTTAAGGAGGGTGACCAGGTTGCAGTCAACGGCTACATCCACCAGGATCAGTTCATTGACAAGACCACTGGCGCTAAGCGCTACGAGTTGAACCTGTCCATCGACTCCATCCAGCCACTCGAAACCAAGTCTGCTGCTGACGCTCGCCGTGCTCGCAAGCAGGTCGTTGAGGCAAACAAGGCTCAGGCTGCTGCACAGCAGGCCCCTGCACCAGTTCAGCAGTTCGCTGCTCAGGACGCACCTCAGTACGCAGGCAACCCTTTCGCTGGTCTGGCTCAGACCCAGGGACCAGTTGCAGCCCAGGTCGCACCGCAGCCACAGTACGTTAACGACCCTTACGTACAGCCACAGGCCGGTTTTGTTGCGCCTGCACCAGTCGCCCCACAGGTTGAAATTGACCCACGCTTCATCTAA